A stretch of Sulfurovum riftiae DNA encodes these proteins:
- a CDS encoding TRAP transporter substrate-binding protein encodes MKRRSFIAGAALGASALALNACHRAEEKSVAGAVNINKGKKVTLKLATSWPAHFPIMGTGVDTFAKRCGELSGGTLEIKVFAKNILVPAMQVFDACSAAQIDAFHSGVYYWKGKNPAFSIFGGMPLGLTSEEMITWLKFGGGYELWRELYGKFNLYPLIGGTTGPQMGGWFKKEINSLADLKGLKMRIPGLGGEVMKRLGVNPVLLPAGEIYTSLERGTIDATEWVGPALDSMMGFAKAAPYYYTGWHEPGSILEITFNKARWEKLSDEHRAIITAASAEMTGNMLQEFRYKNAKALQELPKNVQIKTFPKDMMEAAKVALKEVLADESAKSDDFKRVLASYEAFYKLNKPWDDISTKNFLEIRS; translated from the coding sequence ATGAAAAGAAGAAGTTTTATAGCAGGTGCTGCATTGGGTGCTTCGGCATTGGCCCTGAATGCCTGTCACAGAGCTGAAGAAAAATCGGTTGCCGGAGCTGTCAACATAAACAAAGGAAAGAAGGTCACCCTCAAATTGGCGACCTCCTGGCCTGCCCATTTTCCCATCATGGGAACCGGAGTGGACACCTTTGCCAAACGCTGCGGGGAACTCAGTGGCGGTACACTGGAGATCAAGGTCTTTGCAAAGAATATCCTCGTGCCGGCCATGCAGGTCTTCGATGCCTGTTCCGCTGCACAGATAGATGCCTTTCATTCGGGTGTCTACTACTGGAAAGGCAAGAACCCGGCGTTTTCCATCTTTGGCGGTATGCCGCTGGGCTTGACCAGTGAAGAGATGATCACCTGGCTGAAATTCGGCGGGGGTTACGAACTCTGGCGTGAACTGTACGGCAAGTTCAATCTCTACCCGCTCATAGGCGGTACCACAGGTCCCCAAATGGGCGGCTGGTTCAAAAAAGAGATCAACTCCCTGGCAGACCTCAAGGGTCTTAAGATGCGTATTCCCGGTCTTGGAGGAGAGGTGATGAAACGTCTGGGGGTCAACCCGGTACTCCTGCCGGCAGGAGAGATCTACACCTCACTCGAACGCGGTACCATCGATGCGACCGAATGGGTCGGTCCGGCACTCGACAGTATGATGGGCTTTGCCAAGGCTGCCCCTTATTACTACACAGGATGGCATGAACCGGGATCCATTTTGGAGATCACCTTCAACAAGGCCAGATGGGAAAAGCTCAGTGACGAACACAGGGCCATCATAACCGCAGCCAGTGCAGAGATGACGGGCAATATGCTTCAGGAGTTCCGCTACAAAAATGCCAAAGCGCTCCAGGAACTCCCAAAGAACGTGCAGATAAAGACTTTTCCGAAAGATATGATGGAAGCAGCCAAAGTCGCGCTCAAAGAGGTACTTGCCGACGAGAGTGCGAAAAGTGATGATTTCAAACGTGTCCTTGCAAGCTATGAAGCTTTCTACAAGCTCAACAAGCCATGGGATGATATCAGTACGAAAAACTTTCTGGAGATCAGAAGCTGA
- a CDS encoding HAD family hydrolase, which yields MIEIPHFKDLEIENILFDYNGTLATDGYLKEETKVLLKEVCEKYNVYVITADTFGTVKEALQAFELEVLVLSSRDHTKEKADFLSKLNSEKTVALGNGNNDARMLKDAILSIAIMGDEGCAKETLLASDIVCKEIGSAMELLLKPQRLIATLRR from the coding sequence ATGATAGAGATTCCCCATTTTAAAGATCTGGAGATAGAGAATATTCTCTTTGATTACAACGGAACACTGGCAACGGACGGATATTTGAAGGAAGAGACAAAAGTGTTGCTGAAAGAAGTGTGCGAAAAGTACAACGTCTATGTCATCACTGCAGATACTTTCGGTACGGTCAAGGAAGCATTGCAAGCATTCGAGCTTGAAGTGTTGGTACTTTCAAGCAGGGATCATACCAAGGAAAAGGCAGATTTCCTCTCAAAGTTGAATAGTGAGAAAACAGTTGCTTTGGGAAACGGGAACAACGATGCCCGGATGCTAAAGGATGCCATACTTTCCATTGCCATTATGGGTGATGAAGGCTGTGCAAAAGAGACACTGCTGGCTTCAGATATTGTCTGTAAGGAGATTGGCTCTGCCATGGAACTGCTGCTCAAGCCCCAAAGGCTCATTGCTACCCTGCGGAGATGA
- a CDS encoding class I SAM-dependent methyltransferase, translating to MRCHICNEPTLMFLDEKMQMLYYHCTECEYIFKDPSVYQDFTDQKDRYDLHENEEENAGYRAYFKRFLDHVLSLVQKPESALDFGCGESSLLASMLEEHGISCDYYDPIYHPEGLVNSKKYDLIVSTEVFEHLHQPREVFESLVDRLNPSGYLAIQTEFHPNEMGAFKNWYYPKDPTHIVFFTAKTFEVLSDLFKCRVIDDNGKNIVVMKKKK from the coding sequence ATGCGATGCCATATTTGTAACGAACCGACATTGATGTTCCTGGATGAGAAGATGCAGATGCTCTATTATCACTGTACCGAGTGTGAGTATATCTTTAAAGACCCTTCAGTATATCAGGATTTTACAGATCAGAAGGATCGATATGACCTGCATGAGAATGAAGAAGAGAATGCAGGGTACAGAGCTTATTTCAAGCGTTTTTTGGACCATGTCCTTTCTTTGGTACAAAAACCTGAATCTGCATTGGACTTTGGCTGTGGAGAGAGTTCACTTTTGGCTTCTATGCTTGAAGAGCATGGCATTTCCTGTGACTATTATGACCCGATCTACCATCCGGAGGGACTGGTTAATAGTAAAAAATATGATCTTATCGTGAGTACAGAAGTCTTTGAACATCTGCATCAGCCAAGAGAGGTTTTTGAGAGTCTGGTAGATCGTCTGAACCCAAGTGGATACCTGGCCATTCAGACAGAGTTCCATCCCAATGAGATGGGTGCATTCAAGAACTGGTATTATCCTAAGGATCCCACACATATTGTTTTTTTTACAGCCAAAACATTTGAAGTCTTAAGTGATCTTTTTAAATGCAGAGTGATTGATGACAATGGAAAGAATATCGTGGTGATGAAGAAGAAAAAGTAG
- the mnmH gene encoding tRNA 2-selenouridine(34) synthase MnmH, whose protein sequence is MNLPLTTDFETLLLSDTPLIDVRAPVEFEKGAFPSSVNLPLMNNEEREAVGTCYKEQGSRKALELGYSLVQGEIKEKRVKAWCDFIDAHPNAVLYCFRGGDRSRISQEWLHEAGYEIPRIKGGYKAFRRYILEEFENVGSRFTPIVLGGTTGSGKTILLQKIKQSVDLEGLAKHRGSAFGRQIEPQPTQINFEHELAASLLKKIKSGMSEIVVEDESRKIGQREIPPALFSRFKEAPLLILEVPIAQRVETILKEYVSGFQRQFTERFGDEEGLKAWEETMLRSFHGIQRRLGGLRHSELVSIFDEAVRSQESSGKLEGHRVWIEALLREYYDPMYEYQIEQSKERIVFRGNESEILAYLEQRMEK, encoded by the coding sequence TTGAATCTACCACTAACGACCGACTTTGAAACACTGCTTCTTTCCGATACTCCCCTTATCGATGTCCGTGCGCCTGTGGAATTCGAAAAAGGGGCATTCCCATCATCTGTCAACCTGCCTTTGATGAACAATGAGGAGAGAGAAGCGGTCGGTACCTGTTATAAAGAGCAGGGCAGCCGAAAGGCTCTGGAGCTTGGGTACAGTCTGGTCCAGGGGGAGATAAAAGAGAAACGGGTAAAAGCATGGTGCGATTTCATCGATGCACATCCCAATGCGGTGTTGTACTGTTTCAGGGGAGGGGATCGTTCCCGTATTTCCCAGGAGTGGCTGCATGAGGCGGGGTATGAGATACCGCGTATCAAAGGTGGGTATAAAGCATTTCGCAGATACATACTCGAAGAATTTGAAAATGTCGGGTCAAGGTTCACACCTATTGTTCTTGGCGGTACTACCGGTTCTGGAAAGACCATTTTGCTGCAAAAGATAAAGCAGAGTGTGGACCTCGAAGGCCTGGCGAAACACAGAGGTTCCGCTTTTGGCCGACAGATAGAACCGCAGCCTACGCAGATAAACTTCGAACATGAACTTGCAGCATCTCTTCTGAAGAAGATAAAATCAGGGATGAGCGAGATCGTTGTGGAGGATGAGAGCCGGAAGATCGGACAGAGAGAGATACCTCCGGCACTCTTCTCTCGTTTCAAAGAGGCGCCTCTGCTGATATTGGAAGTACCTATAGCACAAAGGGTAGAGACGATCCTTAAAGAGTATGTCAGTGGTTTTCAGCGTCAGTTTACAGAGCGTTTTGGAGATGAAGAAGGATTGAAGGCATGGGAAGAGACGATGTTGAGGAGTTTTCACGGTATCCAAAGAAGGCTGGGGGGACTGCGGCACAGTGAGCTGGTCTCTATATTTGATGAAGCTGTAAGATCGCAGGAAAGTTCCGGCAAGCTTGAAGGACACCGTGTTTGGATCGAAGCACTGCTGCGTGAATATTACGACCCGATGTATGAATATCAGATAGAACAGAGCAAAGAGCGTATTGTATTCAGAGGAAATGAGTCGGAGATATTGGCATACCTGGAGCAGAGGATGGAAAAATGA